From a region of the Pseudomonadota bacterium genome:
- a CDS encoding DUF2971 domain-containing protein, with translation MNNNSPWKKDIPHPAFPLLESDVPVWRYTDLAKFIWTLSNRKLYLCRADRLGDRFEGSVPQRDQSRMLDVMKNMGDKHGVVLSREEVSRQVSPRMRALRLAYIHSSYINCWRHGDESEAMWRLYCGQNEGVAMMTTFGRLNDSITDAATRLGAVNYLDYGSELLPDENWLQPIMHKRLAFKHEQEIRLFRWLQEETDMLLGSSGSGLSPKGHEMDWNPDITLDRVIISPFAPDWYSDVIHTVVAKFAPDLVEKVAWSELRADPIY, from the coding sequence ATGAATAACAATTCTCCTTGGAAAAAAGATATACCTCACCCCGCATTCCCACTACTGGAAAGCGATGTACCGGTCTGGCGTTATACAGATTTAGCTAAATTCATCTGGACATTGTCTAATCGAAAACTTTATCTTTGCCGAGCAGACCGGTTAGGGGACCGGTTCGAAGGTTCTGTTCCTCAACGCGATCAGTCGCGCATGCTTGATGTTATGAAGAACATGGGCGACAAACACGGTGTTGTATTGAGTAGAGAGGAGGTTTCTCGACAAGTGTCTCCTCGGATGCGCGCTTTGCGTCTCGCTTACATCCATAGCTCTTATATAAACTGTTGGCGGCACGGTGACGAATCCGAGGCAATGTGGCGGCTGTATTGTGGCCAAAACGAAGGTGTAGCGATGATGACGACGTTTGGTAGACTGAACGACTCGATCACAGATGCTGCAACGCGATTGGGTGCTGTCAACTACCTCGATTACGGTTCAGAACTTCTACCTGATGAAAACTGGTTACAGCCAATTATGCATAAACGTCTTGCATTTAAGCATGAACAGGAAATTCGACTCTTCCGGTGGCTTCAAGAAGAAACCGATATGCTATTGGGTTCCAGCGGTAGTGGACTGTCCCCAAAGGGACACGAAATGGACTGGAATCCTGATATCACACTCGACAGAGTCATCATTAGCCCCTTTGCGCCTGACTGGTACAGCGATGTTATCCACACAGTTGTTGCAAAGTTTGCGCCAGATCTTGTTGAGAAAGTTGCGTGGTCTGAATTGCGCGCCGACCCGATATATTAA